From a region of the Mercurialis annua linkage group LG1-X, ddMerAnnu1.2, whole genome shotgun sequence genome:
- the LOC126665235 gene encoding uncharacterized protein LOC126665235: protein MLRLEVAIPPPTMDFDFNDARPMPFLSAPSTPRRLGDFSLSAPSSPSRIAEFYRSFDEFEDSNSAGFAFNWEETPGTPRSPSPKGDEFAFDFRSELEETSLSAEDLFDGGKIKPLKPPPRLQYEDRSPLLSPRSPRSPLAQGKKMIREAFSPRKKKDYSDPFATAAENTRNQRGRDRSPVNLTSSASRRRAARSLSPYRVSEYPWEEEEIKLQDNAKEESTTAQNSKTASSSVSQNKSSSRKWRLKDLLLFRSASEGRASDKDYKLYPSFFRKPEDAKNSSFRSNDSTGSGSSGSRKKGQVSAHELHYKTNKAASEYMKKKTYLPYKPGILGRFAF, encoded by the coding sequence ATGCTGAGGTTAGAAGTTGCTATACCTCCACCGACGATGGATTTCGACTTCAACGATGCCAGGCCTATGCCGTTCTTGAGTGCTCCGTCTACGCCCAGGCGTTTGGGTGATTTTTCTCTCAGTGCTCCTTCCAGTCCCTCCAGAATCGCCGAGTTTTATCGTTCTTTTGACGAGTTTGAAGATAGTAACAGCGCCGGATTTGCTTTTAATTGGGAGGAAACACCTGGCACGCCGAGATCTCCGTCGCCGAAAGGAGATGAGTTCGCTTTTGATTTTAGGTCTGAGTTAGAAGAAACTTCTCTTTCTGCTGAAGATCTTTTCGACGGAGGTAAAATCAAGCCGCTGAAGCCGCCTCCTAGACTACAGTATGAAGACAGGAGTCCTCTTTTGTCTCCGAGATCGCCGAGATCACCGCTAGCTCAAGGGAAAAAAATGATTCGTGAGGCTTTCTCGCCGAGGAAGAAGAAAGATTATTCAGATCCATTTGCTACAGCAGCTGAAAATACTCGAAATCAAAGAGGTAGAGATAGAAGTCCGGTGAATTTAACATCTAGTGCGAGCCGCCGGCGAGCGGCGAGATCGCTGTCTCCGTACAGAGTATCGGAATATCCATGGGAAGAAGAGGAAATAAAGTTACAAGACAACGCTAAAGAAGAATCTACCACTGCTCAAAATTCGAAAACTGCTTCATCTTCTGTATCTCAGAATAAGAGTTCTTCAAGAAAATGGAGATTGAAGGATCTTCTACTGTTCAGGAGCGCATCTGAAGGAAGAGCATCGGATAAGGATTATAAGCTTTATCCGTCATTCTTTAGAAAACCTGAAGATGCAAAGAACTCGAGCTTCCGGTCGAACGACAGTACCGGTTCAGGGTCGTCGGGGTCGAGGAAGAAGGGGCAAGTGTCGGCTCATGAACTGCATTACAAAACGAATAAAGCGGCATCTGAGTATATGAAGAAGAAAACTTACTTGCCTTATAAACCAGGCATTTTGGGAAGATTTGCCTTCTAG